A segment of the Coffea arabica cultivar ET-39 chromosome 8c, Coffea Arabica ET-39 HiFi, whole genome shotgun sequence genome:
GCTAATGTTATTGGGATGGGAGCACCAGAAATGTGgggaaatgttatttgcactcccaTTTTTATTAATCACACTTTCACTATCATTCTACTCATATAGTTTCAATTATTAGACTATTACTAAGTTTTTCTCAAGTTTTTTAACTATTTTAACTacaataattttaaaaactttttaaaaattttaaaatatacaccTCAAAATATcggaaaacacaccaaaaaatttctcttttttcctttcttcttctaccttgctccccccccccccctcccctaCCACACACAAAAAAACCTCAACAGACCACCTCTGCCTCCCAACGTAGATGTTGGCaagtccttttcttttcttttcttttcttttttcttcccttattgTTCTCCTCCCTCCCTTCCCCAAGCCCCCTCCCCTTCCGCCAACCTAGTTGTGCGGACCAACCATGCAACAAACCATCTCCCTTCCCCTGGCCCCGCGCCCCCATCTGGTTGCAACTAGAGGAGGGGCGAGGGAAGGGAGGGAGGaggagagagggaaaaaaaaagatgggtGAGGTGGTGTTGGCTGAAGATGGTGGTGTCCGGTGGCCGGTAGTGGGGATggaaggaggaggaagaagaagaaagggaaaagaaaacgaaaaagaaagagaaaagaaaaagaagaaaagaaaatttttttccaaacccTCAATATTATGAaagtttttctacaactttaatgataagttacagtaaattttatataagtatccaaaaaattcacttgtcaAATAGGGcctatatgataaaacaaatagtGAGGGTACAAATAACAACATatggagtgcaaataacattttcctAAATATATTGTCACACCTTTTTAAGTACTTATTTCCTCATGTTCCCTGAGCAGCAGTTTTGTAGTTGGATGCAGCAGTTTTTAAGCATTTATTTCCTCATGTTCCCTGAGCAGCAGTTTTGCATCTGGATGCAtgcattttttttggggtaagaGATGCATGCTTTCTTTAAGGTTAAAGATGGAAGAACTTAGTTAAAATTGatgtggaagaaaaaaaaatttgaacatCCTGTATTCACCAGTAATCTCCACAGGAGCAAGTTCCATTTTTGAAATGATGGAAGCGATTCCTATCTCTTACAGTAATTTCTCTTTCATAAATGGTTGAAATGAATTTAGTATATGTGTGACAGTCACTGCACATTCTGACACTTCTAACAATTCTGATGGGAGAATGCTGCGATGTATGAATCAGTGCAAAGGCAATTGCCAATTTTTGGCTGTGAGTACTCAATCTCTGTCTCTTCTCTTCTTCATCTACATCCAGCGATACTTGTGATGTATCTGGGGAATACCCTTCAAATTTCAACTGCCATTCCATCTGGTGAAGCATCTCATATACGCTCTCCCACTGGGGATGTGACTTATCTTGAGATACAAACTTAAACACTTCCCTTTTCACCTCCACAGAGCTGGATCCAGGCTCTTGGTTCAAGCCCTCTTCAGCTAATCTGGTGCGAGTAGACGCCACATCCTCCCATCTTTGAGCTTTTGCATAAAGATTTGATAAAGTCAAATAATCACTGGCATTATGAGAATTCAGTTGAAACAGATTTTTAGCTGCTACCTCTGCCAATTCAACATTTGAATGGATCTTGCAAGCAGTAAGAAGACCCCTCCACAAAACATCGTTTGGTACCATTGGCATGCCATTGACAAGCTCTAAAGCTTCATTAAGCATTCCTGCTCTGCCCATTAGATCAACCATGCACCCATAGTGTTGAATTGTTGGTTTAATCCCATTCTCATACTTCATCTTGTTGAAACATCTCAAACCTTCTTCGACAAGGCCAGCATGACTGCAAGCACTGAGTACACCGACATAAATAACATCATCTGGTGGTAATCCTTCTTCAAGCATTTGTGAGAAGACTCTTAGAGCTTCCTGACCACATCCATGCATTGCTAGCCCTGAAATCATTACA
Coding sequences within it:
- the LOC113693197 gene encoding pentatricopeptide repeat-containing protein At1g31920-like; translation: MVGTSVLYQSHFMTPQEDHSRIPESDFTLKEQECIAFVKRCKSLRDMKVVHCQIVKLGLIWSSFCASNLVATCALSDWGSMDYACSIFRQIDDPGTFEYNTVIRGLIKEMSLVEALFMYLEMLESGVEPDNFTYPAVFKACALLRTLEEGMQIHGHVFKLGFQEDLFVQNSLINLYGKCRDIRNSRMVFEQMDQKTIASWSALVSAHANLGMWSECLGIFADMNSEGCLRAEESVLVSVLSACTHLGALDLGRSVHCYLIRNMSGLNVIVETSLMDMYMKCGCLEKGLCLFERMANKNQMSYSVMISGLAMHGCGQEALRVFSQMLEEGLPPDDVIYVGVLSACSHAGLVEEGLRCFNKMKYENGIKPTIQHYGCMVDLMGRAGMLNEALELVNGMPMVPNDVLWRGLLTACKIHSNVELAEVAAKNLFQLNSHNASDYLTLSNLYAKAQRWEDVASTRTRLAEEGLNQEPGSSSVEVKREVFKFVSQDKSHPQWESVYEMLHQMEWQLKFEGYSPDTSQVSLDVDEEEKRQRLSTHSQKLAIAFALIHTSQHSPIRIVRSVRMCSDCHTYTKFISTIYEREITVRDRNRFHHFKNGTCSCGDYW